The nucleotide sequence CCTCGGCATTGGAGAGACCGTTATGGCCGCCCGCCAGCCAGGGATCTTCGTAGACCACCGCGGCCAGCCATTCGGCGGCCTTCGAATAGGCGCGCTTCCACAGCGCGCGGAAGGCGCGGCCCGAGCTGATGATCGGCAGATAATTGACGCCGTAGGAGGCAGCGATCTCCGAAAGCTTGTAAGGCATGCCGGCGCCGCAAGTGACGCCCGCCACCATGCCCTTGGTGCGTTCCAGCACGCCGTGGAGGACGCGCTGCGCGCCGCCCATTTCCCACAGCACATTGATGTTGATCGCACCCTTGCCGCCGGCGATGTCATAAGCGCGCTGGACCTGCGCCACCGCGCCGTCGATGGCGTAGCGGATAAGCTCTTCGTGCCGGTCGCGCCGGGTGAGGGCGTGATAGACCTGGGGAATGATCTTGCCTTCGGGATCGTAGCTGTCGGCATTGACCGCCGAAACCGTGCCGATACCGCCCGCCGCGGCCCAGGCGCCGGAGCTCGCATGGTTGGTCGCGGAAACGCCCTTCCCGCCTTCGATAAGCGGAAGCACTTCGCGACCCGCATAGCGGATCGGCTGGATACCCTTGAACATCATTCCTCCAAATCGGGGGCGCCCTGACGGCGCCAAACATGCCGGCCATGGCCCTATAGGGCTAGGTATCCGTTTTGCCCAATTTTTTCATGCCTAATGCGCCTTCAGCGCCTCGAGGTCGGCGATCGCCTCCCCGTATAGGGCGGCATATCGCTCGATCATGCGCACCTCGTCATAATCGGCGGCTGCGCGTTCGCGATTGGACCGCCCGATGCTCCTCCTAAGATCGGAACGCTGCGCCAGCGTATCAAGGGCTGCGGTGAAAGCCGCCTCATCCTCGCGATCGACAATGAGCGGTCGATTGTCCGTCGAGACCATGGCGGGGATGTCGCCGACCCCCGTCGCCACGACCGGCAGCCCGGCCGCCATCGCCTCGACGAGCGATATGGGGAACTGCTCACTGTCGGACGACAGGGCGAAAATGTCGAAAAGCCCGACATAGCGTGACGGCTGGGCAAGGAAGCCGGGAAGATGCACCCGTCCGGCCACGCCGCAGACGCGCGCCTCGGCGGCGATGCGCTCGCACTCCGGCCCTTCGCCGACGATAACGAGCCGCGCTGCCTTCTCCCGCATGGCGGCGAAGGCACGGACCAGGCGCGGCAGGTTCTTGACGGCGCGCAGACCCGCCACGGTGCCGATGACGATCTCGCCCTTACGGGGCTCTAGGCCTGGAATGGCGTCCGGAGCGGGCGAGGCGGCATAGTCTTTGACGGGAATGCCGTTGGCGATGCGGGCGATCCGCTCCGGCGGCTGCGCCCAGGCCTTCAACGCCACCCTTTCCAGCCGCTCCGAGGGTACGACGAGCTTGTGCGCCGCGGACAGGCCGAGCCGGCGGTAGAGGTTGCGGCGCCTGTTCAGCCGCTCCGCCTCGTCCTCGTTGAAGCCGTCCTCATGGTGGATCAGCGGCGGTCCGCCGAACAGATATTTCGCCATGACGGCATCGAACGCGCCCCAATTATAGGTGAGGACGAGATCGAACGCTCTCATGTAGCGGGCGAGGCGGAACAGCCGACCGAGGCTGGGTCGACCGGCCAGAGGCGGCGCGTCTTCCGGGAAGCTCGCCCTTATGTCGCGCGAGATCGCCGCCCTCGCCGAGAACTGGCCCGGCATGCTGCTCAAGACGACATGCTCGGCCCTTTCGCCGAAAGCGTTCATCAGCCGCACCGCGCGCGCCTCCTTCCCGCCGAGCGAAAAAGTGGAATGGGCGTGAAGGACGCGGATCGTCATGGCCGTCTTATGACGCAGCGCTCCTCTTTTCCAAAGCCTCGGAGAATTTCGGATGCCGCCCCTTGCACCCTCTTTCGAACTGCGCCACGGCTCCTGGGAATTGTTACAGTTCGATGACAGCCGAGGGGGCTGCCCATGCTCGAGAAATATGGCGTGCTCGCCTATGACATTGCCGCCGACGGGGAGCCGCGCTTCCTGCTGATCACGTCGCGCGAGACCAAGCGATGGGTGATCCCGCGCGGCAATGCGGTGCCCGGGCTGCCGCCGCACCAGTCCGCCGCGCAGGAGGCCTATGAGGAAGCGGGGCTAACCGGCCTCGTCGACCCCGAGGAGATCGGCACCTACCGCTTCGACAAACGGCGGAAGGGCGGCACGACGGAGGAAGCGATCGTCCACGTCTTCCCGCTTCGCACTACCATCCAGAGTGGCCAGTGGCCCGAACGCGAGGAGCGAGACACGCGCTGGTTCACCCGCGAGGAAGCCGCGGCGGCCGTCGACGAGCCGGGCCTCAAGGCGCTGATCCGCGACTTCACTCCGCCGGCGGAAGCCGCGGCCCGCGTGCCGGTGGCCGCGCTCTCGGCGCCGCCGCCTCTGGGCAAGCGGCCTGGCTTCTTCCGTCTGTTCAAAGCGATCATGCCGAAGGAGGACAGCTTCTTCGATCTGTTCGCGCGGCACGCGGAGACGGTCGTCGGCGGCGCCGATGCGATGAGCGCCATGTTCTCGGGCGAGGCGGGCATCGAGGAATCCTGCCGCCGCATCGCCGAGTTCGAGCAGCAGGCCGACACCATCACGCGCGACGTGCTCCACGCCGTGCGG is from Sphingosinicella humi and encodes:
- a CDS encoding DUF47 family protein; translation: MLEKYGVLAYDIAADGEPRFLLITSRETKRWVIPRGNAVPGLPPHQSAAQEAYEEAGLTGLVDPEEIGTYRFDKRRKGGTTEEAIVHVFPLRTTIQSGQWPEREERDTRWFTREEAAAAVDEPGLKALIRDFTPPAEAAARVPVAALSAPPPLGKRPGFFRLFKAIMPKEDSFFDLFARHAETVVGGADAMSAMFSGEAGIEESCRRIAEFEQQADTITRDVLHAVRRSFITPFDRSAITGLISSMDDTIDEMHQTAKAISRYEVSAFEPQMHEMAALSAQAARLVVEAVPLLRSVGKNGGRLDRITENIVHLEGAADDLHEDGLKALFKAHGESRPMAFFVGREIYSHLERVLDGFEDVANEIQGVVIDHA
- a CDS encoding glycosyltransferase family 4 protein — protein: MTIRVLHAHSTFSLGGKEARAVRLMNAFGERAEHVVLSSMPGQFSARAAISRDIRASFPEDAPPLAGRPSLGRLFRLARYMRAFDLVLTYNWGAFDAVMAKYLFGGPPLIHHEDGFNEDEAERLNRRRNLYRRLGLSAAHKLVVPSERLERVALKAWAQPPERIARIANGIPVKDYAASPAPDAIPGLEPRKGEIVIGTVAGLRAVKNLPRLVRAFAAMREKAARLVIVGEGPECERIAAEARVCGVAGRVHLPGFLAQPSRYVGLFDIFALSSDSEQFPISLVEAMAAGLPVVATGVGDIPAMVSTDNRPLIVDREDEAAFTAALDTLAQRSDLRRSIGRSNRERAAADYDEVRMIERYAALYGEAIADLEALKAH